One window of Channa argus isolate prfri chromosome 4, Channa argus male v1.0, whole genome shotgun sequence genomic DNA carries:
- the LOC137125504 gene encoding uncharacterized protein, with product MCTSMCVRSREEVQQLASLLQLLGFTLTLTGYLPRKTCCSVGRVLRVCGSKVDLILTPRKMSVRGAAHLFRRTTQLHSLRLSNDMAMLLFQWIRRGRVVCLLTIEELCLAPKTLQSQRGSLRVVSSLASLLRHWTVRHLDLTEFCVSAQCLCPLLLHDGPLTIKLRDEVFQQLLVLLHEIQDKDLAWSFLSKVGGDLTSYCLNWELLHFVLQSSAQTFTVNLRKNQFLQENVTRLLPFLDRIRFKRWPGPSFVLAAIRQVYKTQASHLIPSLVRSLDHVISLTCRELDSVDCAALIFTLRHSDRVTLKLVWTSIPAEEIQRIVFTLDRVSHLSVDRNLLLRFIHCCAATDVQQDAASGLIRSLQHRLVLSRSPCVELTDQDQTETLSLSAADCRSISTILTHSREDTQLDLQDCEVEDRGLDLLFPVLNRVHLRASKAVLLQLVSLVPVSSERDSVRRAESLCRALDGELDLSHTTLDQRVCEALDLMLDFSEGLTELDLSHCDLTDQLLLTFIKHLHKVHVLDLSHNKISDASTVRLLQLVSINSSITTVRLFSNNIVDKTPFKKQKQFEMWGISVSEVM from the exons ATGTGTACATCCATGTGTGTCAGATCCAGAGAGGAGGTCCAGCAGCtggcctctctgctgcagctgctgggcTTCACCCTGACATTAACAGGATACTTACCCAGGAAAACCTGCTGCTCTGTGGGGAGAGTTCTCAGGGTTTGTGGCTCTAAGGTGGATCTCATCCTGACACCCAGAAAGATGTCGGTTAGAGGAGCCGCTCACCTCTTTAGACGTACAACACAACTACACAGTCTGAG GCTGTCCAATGACATGGCCATGCTGCTGTTTCAGTGGATAAGAAGAGGAAGAGTCGTCTGTCTGTTGACTATCGAAGAACTTTGTCTTGCTCCAAAGACGCTGCAGTCACAAAGAGGATCACTGAGGGTTGTCAGTAGTTTGGCGTCTCTGCTGAGACACTGGACAGTCAGACATTTAGACCTGACTGAattctgtgtttctgctcagTGTCTCTGTCCACTGCTGCTTCATGATGGTCCTCTAACTATCAA ACTGAGGGATGAGGTTTTCCAGCAGCTACTGGTCCTCCTCCATGAAATCCAGGACAAAGACTTGGCCTGGTCTTTCTTGAGTAAAGTTGGTGGAGACCTGACCTCCTACTGTCTGAACTGGGAGCTTCTCCACTTTGTGCTGCAGTCGTCAGCTCAGACCTTCACTGTGAACCTGAGGAAGAACCAGTTCTTACAGGAGAACGTCACACGTCTGCTGCCCTTTCTGGATCGGATCAGATTTAAAAGGTG gCCCGGTCCCAGCTTTGTGCTGGCTGCCATCAGACAGGTCTATAAAACTCAGGCCAGTCACCTCATACCCAGTTTAGTGAGGTCATtggatcatgtgatcagcctgaCCTGCAGAGAGCTGGACTCAGTGGACTGTGCTGCTCTGATCTTCACCCTGAGACACAGTGACAGAGTTACACTGAAGCTTGTGTGGACGTCCATACCAGCAGAGGAAATACAGCGAATCGTCTTCACGCTGGACAGAGTTTCTCACCTCAG TGTCGACAGGAATCTGCTGCTGAGGTTCATCCACTGCTGTGCTGCCACTGACGTCCAGCAGGATGCAGCATCAGGTCTGATCAGGTCTCTGCAGCACAGGTTGGTTCTGTCCCGCTCCCCCTGTGTGGAGCTGACAGATCAGGATCAGACCGAGACTCTGAGTCTGTCTGCTGCAGACTGCAGGTCCATCTCCACCATCCTGACACATAGCAGAGAGGACACACAGCTGGACCTGCAAGACTGTGAGGTGGAGGACAGGGGACTGGACCTGCTGTTTCCTGTCCTaaacagagtccacctcag AGCCAGTAAAGCCGTCCTCCTCCAGCTGGTGTCCCTGGTCCCTGTGAGCAGTGAGAGGGACTCAGTGAGACGTGCAGAGTCCCTGTGTAGAGCCCTGGATGGAGAGCTGGACCTCAGTCACACCACACTGGATCAGAGGGTCTGTGAAGCTCTGGACCTGATGCTGGACTTCTCTGAAGGACTGacagaactggacctgagtcaCTGTGATCTCACGGACCAGCTGCTGCTCACATTCATCAAACATCTGCACAAAGTCCACGTCCTGGA TCTGAGTCACAATAAGATCAGTGATGCTTCGACTGTCAGGTTACTGCAGCTGGTCTCCATCAACTCCTCCATCACCACAGTGAG acTCTTCAGCAACAACATTGTGGACAAAACTCCCTTTAAGAAACAGAAGCAGTTTGAAATGTGGGGAATCAGTGTCAGTGAAGTGATGTGA